Genomic segment of Rhodococcus rhodochrous:
GCCCGGTACCGGACCAGCGGAGTGAGCCCGAGTTCCCGGGCCTTCTCCGGCGTCGTGACGAGCAGCGCCGCCGCACCATCGGAGATCTGCGACGAATTACCGGCGTGGATGACGCCGTCCTCGGCGAAGGCGGGCTTCAGACCTGCTAGCTTCTCAACGGTCGATCCCCGCCGCACTCCTTCGTCCACCGACACCACGCCCGCCTCGGTGGCCACCGGGACGATCTGCGCGTCGAACGCACCGCGGTCCAGCGCAGCGGCGGCCCGCTCGTGCGAGAGCACCGAGAACTCGTCGAGACGGGTCCGGGAGAAGCCCCACTTCTGCGCGATCTTCTCGGCAGAGATGCCCTGGTTGAACGAGAACCCGTCGTACCGGGCCAGTGCCTTCGGTCCGTACGGCTGACCCGACGCCCGTGCCGAGCCCAGCGGCACACGGCTCATCACCTCGACACCACCGGCGACGACGACGTCCTGCTGGCCGGACATCACCGCCTGCGCCGCGAAGTCGAGCGCCTGCTGGCTCGACCCGCACGCGCGGTTGATCGTCGTACCCGGGATCGATTCGGGCCAGCCGGCGGCGAGGACCGAGTACCGGCCGATATTGCTCGACTGGTCTCCCACCTGAGAGACACAGCCCCACACGACGTCGTCGACGACCGCCGGATCGATAGCCGCGCGCTCGGCGAGGGCCTGCAGGACGTGCGCCGACAGATCCGCCGGATGCTCGCCCGCCAGTCCCCCGTTGCGCTTGCCGACCGGCGTGCGGACGGCTTCGACGATGACTGCTTCACGCATGTACTTCTTCTCCACTCGTTGTCTGTGGTTCCGGAGTCTGTGGTTCCGGATTCAGTGGTTCCGGATTCAGTGCCCACCGGCCGGTGAAGCGGACCTCGCGCTTCTCGGCGAAGGCCCGGAACGCCTCGGGGGCGTCGACGGTCCCGAAATTGACCGCCTGGGCGCGCGCTTCACCGGCGAGGGAATCCCGCAGGCCGCGGTCGACGGCTTCGTTGAGCAATGCCTTGGTCTGCGCCAGGGCGACGGGCGGCCCGGCCGACAGCCGAGCGCAGAGATCGTCGACGAACGCGTCGATGCCGTCCTCGGATTCGATCCACGTCACCAACCCCAGCCGATGCGCCTCGTCGGCGTCGATGGCCTCGGCCAGCAATGCGAGCCGTTTCGCCTGTTGCAGACCGACGAGCCTCGGCAGCAGCCATGTACCGCCGAGATCGGGTGACAGTCCCCGCTCGGCGAAGATCTGCGAGAAGGTCGAGCGCGGTGTCGCGACCACCAGATCGCATCCGAGCGCCAGGTTCCAACCGGCCCCGTAGGCGACGCCGTCGACCTTCGCGACGGTGGGAACAGGCAGTTCGTGGAGCAGCAACGCGACGTCCGTCAGTTTGCGCAGCTTGCGCAAGGGATGTGCGACACCGGGATCGGCGATGTCGGCACCGGAACAGAACGCGCCGGCCGCGCCGGTGATGACGAGGACACGCACGTCCGGGTCGTCGGCGGTGTCGACGAGCACGTCGTGCAGCGCCTGCCAGAGCGGACCGTCGATCGCGTTCTTGCGACGCGGCCGGTTCAACGTGAGGGTCCGGATCCCGTCGCGGTCGTCGACGAGGAGGGAATCGGTGCTCATTCTGCCGCCTCCGTACCCGGTGCGCGGTATGCGGGGCCGATCGCGCCGGCCTCGCGCAGCCGCGCGATCTCGGTGCCGGTGATGCCGAAGTCCTGCAGCACCGCGTCGGTGTGCTCACCGAGCCCCGGCACCGCGCCCATGGACAGTTCGAATCCCGCGACGACCGGTGGGGGAAGCAACGCCTCGATCGGCCCGTTGGGGGTCGCGACCTCCCGCCAGCGATCGCGGGCCTGCAGCTGCGGATGTGCGATCACGTCGCTGGGCAGGTTGTACCGGGAGTTGCCGATACCGGCCTCGTCGGCGATCTTCTGGATGTGCGCGAGGGGGTGCCGGGCGCACCACTGCGCGATCGCCTCGTCGAGCACGGCGCGATGTTCGCAGCGACCGGCATTGGAACGGAAACGCTCGTCGTCGGCCAGATCGTCGCGTTCGATGATCTCCCGCGCGAGTCGCTGCCACTCCCGGTCGTTGGTGGTGCCGAGCACGACCATCTGATCGTCGGCGGTGCGGTACGACCCGTACGGTGAGACGGCCGGCGACGACATGCCCAGGGGTTGCTGGTTCACTCCGGAATAGCGCGTATAGGTCAGCGGATATCCCATGATCTCGGTCATCGTGTCGAACAGGCTCACCGAGACCTTCGACAGGCTGCCGCCGCGGCCGCGGTGCCGTTCCTTGCCGCACAGCAGGGCGAGGATCGACACGGCCGAGTACAGGCCGGTGGTGATGTCGGCGACGGGCGGCCCGGGTTTCGCCGGCATGCCGGGATGGCCGGTGACCGCGCACGCCCCCGACTCCGCTTGGACGAGAAGGTCGTAGGCGCGTTTGTGCGAGAGCGGACCGCCGGGGCCGTAGCCGTCGATCTCGACCGAGATCAGTTCGGGATAGCGTTCCTCGAGCTGATCGGGCGACAGTCCGAGTCGCGCGGTCGCGCCCGGCGCCAGATTCGACACCAGTACGTCGGAGCGGGCGAGGATCCGGTGCAGCACCGCGATCCCGTCATCCGACTTCAGGTCGAGTGTCACCGATTCCTTGCCGCGGTTGGCCCACACGAAGTGTGCGGCCATGCCGCCGACGACGTCGTCGTAGTCGCGCGCGAAGTCACCACCGCGAGGGTTCTCGATCTTGATGACCCGCGCACCGAAGTCGGCGAGCGTCCGCGTGCACATCGGTGCCGACACGGCCTGCTCGAGGGTGACGACGGTGACGCCCGCGAGCGGGCCGTCCGAGCCCACAGAACCTGTTGTCACCGTCCCGGTCATCACATCACCATGCCGCCGTCGACCGGCAGGACCTGCCCGGTGACGAACGATGCTGCGTCGGTGGCGAGGAAGACGAACGCTCCGGCGACCTCCTCCGGGGATGCCCAGCGGCGCAGCGGAATACGGTTGAGCATGTTCGCGGCGAACTTCTCGTTGGTGCGGATCGTCTCCGTCATGGGAGTCGCGGCGAGCGGGGCCAGCGCGTTGACGAGGATGTTCTTGCGGGCCAGCTCGCGGGCGAGCGACTTGGTGATGCCGATGATCCCCGCCTTGGCCGCGGAGTAGTTCACCTGTCCGAGAGTGCCTGTGATGCCCGCCGAGGAGGTCACGTTGATGATGCGCCCTTTGCCGTCGGTGGCGAGGAAGGGCAGCGCCGCCTGCGAGCAGTTGAAGGCACCGAGCACGTGGATGTCGTGGATGCGCTGGAACGAGTCGACGGTGGTGTCGGCGAACATCGCCGGGTCGGTGACACCGGCATTGTTGACGAGGATGTGGAGCACCCCCTCGGTCAGGCCGGCGGCACGCGCCATCGCGGCGTCGGCCGCCTCCCGGTCGCGGACGTCGAGCGCGGCGCTGTCGGCCTTACCGCCGTTCACCGAGATCCGTTCGGCGACAGCGGCTGCGGCGTCGCCGTTCAC
This window contains:
- a CDS encoding thiolase family protein; amino-acid sequence: MREAVIVEAVRTPVGKRNGGLAGEHPADLSAHVLQALAERAAIDPAVVDDVVWGCVSQVGDQSSNIGRYSVLAAGWPESIPGTTINRACGSSQQALDFAAQAVMSGQQDVVVAGGVEVMSRVPLGSARASGQPYGPKALARYDGFSFNQGISAEKIAQKWGFSRTRLDEFSVLSHERAAAALDRGAFDAQIVPVATEAGVVSVDEGVRRGSTVEKLAGLKPAFAEDGVIHAGNSSQISDGAAALLVTTPEKARELGLTPLVRYRAGVVAGADPVLMLTGPIPATEKALAKAGIALGDVGVFEVNEAFASVPLAWLAETGADPEKLNPLGGAIALGHPLGGSGAVLMTRMIHHMRDQSIRFGLQTMCEGGGTANATVVELV
- a CDS encoding CaiB/BaiF CoA transferase family protein, with translation MCTRTLADFGARVIKIENPRGGDFARDYDDVVGGMAAHFVWANRGKESVTLDLKSDDGIAVLHRILARSDVLVSNLAPGATARLGLSPDQLEERYPELISVEIDGYGPGGPLSHKRAYDLLVQAESGACAVTGHPGMPAKPGPPVADITTGLYSAVSILALLCGKERHRGRGGSLSKVSVSLFDTMTEIMGYPLTYTRYSGVNQQPLGMSSPAVSPYGSYRTADDQMVVLGTTNDREWQRLAREIIERDDLADDERFRSNAGRCEHRAVLDEAIAQWCARHPLAHIQKIADEAGIGNSRYNLPSDVIAHPQLQARDRWREVATPNGPIEALLPPPVVAGFELSMGAVPGLGEHTDAVLQDFGITGTEIARLREAGAIGPAYRAPGTEAAE
- a CDS encoding SDR family NAD(P)-dependent oxidoreductase, with product MAVNNSLFDLTGRSAVVTGAAGGIGSAVAEALAAAGAAVLVTDVNGDAAAAVAERISVNGGKADSAALDVRDREAADAAMARAAGLTEGVLHILVNNAGVTDPAMFADTTVDSFQRIHDIHVLGAFNCSQAALPFLATDGKGRIINVTSSAGITGTLGQVNYSAAKAGIIGITKSLARELARKNILVNALAPLAATPMTETIRTNEKFAANMLNRIPLRRWASPEEVAGAFVFLATDAASFVTGQVLPVDGGMVM
- a CDS encoding enoyl-CoA hydratase/isomerase family protein translates to MSTDSLLVDDRDGIRTLTLNRPRRKNAIDGPLWQALHDVLVDTADDPDVRVLVITGAAGAFCSGADIADPGVAHPLRKLRKLTDVALLLHELPVPTVAKVDGVAYGAGWNLALGCDLVVATPRSTFSQIFAERGLSPDLGGTWLLPRLVGLQQAKRLALLAEAIDADEAHRLGLVTWIESEDGIDAFVDDLCARLSAGPPVALAQTKALLNEAVDRGLRDSLAGEARAQAVNFGTVDAPEAFRAFAEKREVRFTGRWALNPEPLNPEPQTPEPQTTSGEEVHA